The following coding sequences lie in one Silene latifolia isolate original U9 population chromosome 5, ASM4854445v1, whole genome shotgun sequence genomic window:
- the LOC141655473 gene encoding uncharacterized protein LOC141655473: protein MGDFNNVLHMDERIGSSVTYAEVKEFQDCVDSCGLGDLYASGAFFTWNNKQAGLARVYSRIDRILANDEWLLSGPEGTIVFLPEGLYDHSPCVMDLWHEHVKPKPRFHYFYMWGKCDDFLNVVVSIWSQHIPGYKMFQLAKKMKMLKHPLKQLNQQNFDNIEVAAHVAEALLCEIQSKVHLDPYNDALHEEERVASKAFHELDTARRSFLVQKSKAH from the coding sequence ATGGGAGATTTCAATAATGTGCTCCATATGGATGAAAGAATTGGGTCTTCTGTCACATATGCTGAAGTTAAGGAATTCCAGGACTGTGTGGACTCTTGTGGACTAGGGGATCTGTATGCTTCTGGAGCTTTTTTTACTTGGAACAACAAACAAGCAGGATTGGCTAGAGTATACAGTCGTATTGATAGGATTCTAGCCAATGATGAGTGGCTTCTTTCTGGACCTGAGGGTACTATTGTCTTTCTACCAGAGGGATTGTATGATCACAGTCCCTGTGTTATGGACCTTTGGCATGAACATGTTAAACCTAAACCTAGATTTCACTACTTCTACATGTGGGGTAAGTGTGATGATTTCCTGAATGTTGTTGTCAGTATTTGGTCTCAACATATTCCTGGATATAAGATGTTCCAATTGGCAAAAAAGATGAAAATGCTTAAGCACCCTCTCAAGCAGCTGAACCAGCAGAACTTTGATAATATAGAAGTTGCAGCTCATGTAGCAGAAGCTCTCCTTTGTGAGATCCAGAGCAAAGTTCACCTTGATCCTTATAATGATGCCCTTCATGAGGAGGAGAGGGTGGCCTCTAAAGCTTTCCATGAGCTGGATACTGCTAGAAGGAGTTTCCTGGTCCAGAAATCTAAGGCACATTGA